Proteins from a single region of Thermodesulfobacteriota bacterium:
- a CDS encoding PilZ domain-containing protein yields the protein MKDCCPYWDLRRHDCMMTGAGVFIPLPDHIDAFCRTLEFASCKHFRRSCELQRARAEERGILFTDGRRRYPRLPSRVSVALAAANGNGQGQILADQAHTVDLSIGGMRVETPTSLPAEKMVLFTFGEGFARPAFQGLGQIRWADRVPDGTFQAGVAFLDYQTSQAVSQHLGLAS from the coding sequence ATGAAGGACTGCTGCCCGTACTGGGACCTCCGCCGCCATGACTGTATGATGACCGGTGCCGGGGTGTTCATCCCCCTGCCGGACCACATCGACGCCTTCTGCCGCACGCTCGAGTTCGCCTCCTGCAAGCATTTCCGCCGCAGCTGTGAGCTGCAGCGGGCCCGGGCCGAGGAGCGGGGCATCCTGTTCACCGACGGCCGGCGCCGCTACCCCCGGCTGCCCAGCCGGGTGAGCGTTGCTCTTGCCGCCGCCAATGGGAACGGCCAGGGCCAGATCCTCGCTGACCAGGCCCATACGGTGGATCTGTCCATCGGCGGCATGCGGGTCGAGACCCCCACCTCGCTGCCGGCGGAGAAGATGGTGCTGTTCACCTTCGGTGAGGGGTTCGCCCGGCCTGCCTTCCAGGGGCTGGGGCAGATCCGCTGGGCCGATCGGGTCCCCGACGGTACCTTCCAGGCCGGGGTGGCGTTTCTGGACTATCAGACCAGCCAGGCCGTGAGCCAGCACCTGGGATTGGCCAGCTGA